The Setaria viridis chromosome 2, Setaria_viridis_v4.0, whole genome shotgun sequence DNA window ttgaaacgggtcatgcgagctagatttgttccttcttactatgcacgtgatcttttaaataggttgcaacaattgagacagggtgctaaaagtgtagaagaatattatcaggagttacaaatgggtatgctgcgttgtaacttagaggagggtgaggaacctgctatggctagatttttgggtggtttaaaCCGTGAAATTAAGGATATCCTTGCTTATAAAGATTATACTAACGTAACccgtttgtttcatcttgcttgtaaagctaAAAGGGAAGTGAAGGGGCGACGTGCTAGCaccaagactaatatttctgcaggaaaatctacatcatggCAGCCGCGCACGACTACCTCTTTGACCGGACGTGCACCTCCACCCGCTCACTCTCCGAGTCGGCTGGCACCACCATCTCTGTCCAGCGACAagcaacgtgctcctcccacaaattcagcaaccaagacTGCCCAGAAACTAGCCACTAGTACCACTTCGGTTGCATCCAcgggtagaacaagagatgttcagtgccatcgatgcaagggctttggacacgtgcagcgtgactgtcctagcaagcgtgttttggtggtcaaagaagatggtgggtattcctcagctagtgattttgatgaagatacacttgGTTTGTTTGCTGCTAACCATGCAGGTAGTGAGAAACAACCAGAAGAAGAGattggtgcagaggatgcagatcattatgagagcctcattgtgcagcgtgtgcttagcgcacaaatggagaaggcggAGCAAAATCAGCAGCATACACTGTTCCAAAtaaagtgtgtcattaaagagcgttcgtgccgtttgataattgatggaggtagctgcaacaacttggctagtagcgatatggtggagaagcttgcacttacaACCAAACCGCACCCACATCCGTATCATATTCGATGGCTCAACAATAGCGGTAAGGTTAAGGTAACGAGACTGGTGcgaattaattttgctattggatcatatcatgacgttgttgaatgtgatgttgtgcctatggaagcttgtcatattctgctaggtagaccatggcaatttgatacagattgtatgcatcatggtagatcaaatcagtattctctcatacaccatgataagaaaattgttttgcttcctatatctcctgaagctattgtgcgtgatgatgttgctaaagctaaGAAAACTAAAATCGAGAGCGAAAAAAATGTCAAATCTGTtagtagtaagaaagatgagataagattgaaaggacattgcttgcttgctactaaatctgatattaatgaattggttgcttccacttctgttgcctatgctatggtatgcaaggatgctttgatttcgaTTCACGACATGCAGCATTTTTTGCCTCCTgttgttgctaacattttgcaggagtatgctGATGTGTTTCCAAGTGAGATCCCAGCGGGGCTGCCACCGATACGAGGAattgagcaccaaattgatcttattcctgGTGCATCTTTGCCAAACCGTGCGTCATACAGGACAAATCCGGAAGAAACGAAAGAAATTCAGCaacaagtgcaagaactactcgacaaaggttatatgcgtgagtctcttagtccttgtgctgttccggttatt harbors:
- the LOC117844169 gene encoding uncharacterized protein, translated to MTGSEDSQNMPHSPRTKGIIQHFEKLVKGHVEGLDDDLQVTNEKNGQLEAMQLATNTKLTGLETSVARIDKSLAAILRCFDEMHAKTTNGHDGDNNKDERVEDNWDANTEQDDPDAHDRRRLRNNRKGMGGYRRREVHNNDDAFSKIKFKIPPFDGKYDPDTYITWEIAVDQKFACHEFPENTRVRAATSEFTDFASVWWIEHGKKNLNNMPQTWDALKRVMRARFVPSYYARDLLNRLQQLRQGAKSVEEYYQELQMGMLRCNLEEGEEPAMARFLGGLNREIKDILAYKDYTNVTRLFHLACKAKREVKGRRASTKTNISAGKSTSWQPRTTTSLTGRAPPPAHSPSRLAPPSLSSDKQRAPPTNSATKTAQKLATSTTSVASTGRTRDVQCHRCKGFGHVQRDCPSKRVLVVKEDGGYSSASDFDEDTLGLFAANHAGSEKQPEEEIGAEDADHYESLIVQRVLSAQMEKAEQNQQHTLFQIKCVIKERSCRLIIDGGSCNNLASSDMVEKLALTTKPHPHPYHIRWLNNSGKVKVTRLVRINFAIGSYHDVVECDVVPMEACHILLGRPWQFDTDCMHHGRSNQYSLIHHDKKIVLLPISPEAIVRDDVAKAKKTKIESEKNVKSVSSKKDEIRLKGHCLLATKSDINELVASTSVAYAMVCKDALISIHDMQHFLPPVVANILQEYADVFPSEIPAGLPPIRGIEHQIDLIPGASLPNRASYRTNPEETKEIQQQVQELLDKGYMRESLSPCAVPVILVPKKDGTWRMCVDCRAINNITIRYRHPIPRLDDMLDELSGAVVFSKVDLRSGYHQIRLQDHCCTIE